tttaattatgtgtttatcattgaaaattttttatatttatcatatttttttatttttcttgtacTTCTCTTGCCACAATTTtatgtaattttaaatttttctatattttcttcGTGTGTTTCTCTTTAAAAAGTTCTATACGtttatagtaaaaaattttccgtatttactataaaaaaaactatatttgctcaatatatatatttttcgaagaaaaaaaattgtgtacTTACCTttaaaagatttgtgtttatcgtaaaaaaaataattatatgtttattttaaaatatttctatAAGTCCAATAGAAAGAATTGAGTTTAAGAATATGAAAAGTTTTAATGATGCAGTTTAATGATTAAGtgttttttttagattttaaagAAGACgtcataaaaagaaaattaactcTTTATCATTCATTATAATACTTAATAACTCAGTTTTATGAGTTTAATTGCTACATTATAACTATCATTctactaataaaaaaaagttataataTCAACTACATATAGACCTAAGAACATCATATATGATACcacaataaaatatcaaataacTCGTAAGAATATCAATTCATTCTTTTTGATCAACTTAACCTAAAAAGCAACTCATAACCTCTAAAGGATATACGGATAGGAGCTCATGACATCACAATcttacaatatatatatattattttaagtaCCTGCACTAAGGTATAATCTCTGACTTAGTTCTTTTTGTAATCCATGTTAACTTGAGCGCCGGTGTCCTCATAAATATGGATCGGTCAACTGCTACAGGAGAAAGAGAAACAGATAAAAAATGATCATATCATGATCTTTTAAAATATAAGGAAAAAAGATTAAATTCCTGGCAGGAAAGCCAGAGAAGGTAACTATTGGGAATGACGAACTTGGAATATTAGAAACTTAGAATAGGAGAATAGTGACAACATCGTGTCTCCAACCTATTctctataaatttatttaaataactcctaaatttgaaaaatcaaaaacacTTATGCATAATATTTGCTTTTATATTTGACTAAAAAAATTTGTATGCTTACTTTAAAAACATTGTTTATCGTAAAAataattgtattttttgtttcttatgcttttttttcttttctttcttcattttttaattcttcttttttgtttttctttgtcaTCAGATTCTTTAAAccatgaaaagaaaaaaaaatttaatttatatattggtccttatagttttatcaaatttattataattatatctttGTAAGTGTAAAAAATGTTAGAGTTAACGGAATATTTTTTGGTAAATTAAAGGTATtcacaattaaaaatttaattatatctttgattatatattttttgagagGAATATTCCGTTAATTTTAAcgttttttatatgaaaatgacttaattacaaaattaaaagtagtatactgacctaattaaaaaagaaaaaatataaagacttaattataaatttgataaaatcacagaaactaatagaataattaaaaaaatacataagaaaggggagaagatattaaaaaaaaaagaggaagactagaaaaaaaaacaaaaagacacagaaacagaataaaaaagcaaaaaccTCAAATGTCATATTTATAAACCACAAAATATTCTAACATTACAGTTAATAAATATGAACATAGTGTggcttatttttttttttcttatggaAAACATATGAGTGTAGTGCTTTGAAATGGACTAATGGACAAAATATTCACTGCTATGGTGTCAGCAACAAACGCAATTTGCATTTtactttcttctttattttttaatttttttttgcttaaCATATTGAATCAAACGCAAGGTGCATTTTGATTGTtgaaagatttttatttttttttatttcattgaaGTCCAAATGCAGCCTGCGTTTAGTGATgggtagtttttttttttggagatAACAAACGCATGATGCATTTTACTTTTTGCGTCAACTTTATTTTTGGAAGACCGAAACACAGGTTGCGTtttgaaaatatcaaaatttttttttggaaaacaTAAAATGCAGGTTGcgttttgtttaaaaaatatattttattcgaGAGGCCTGCCTATAAATACAAAGCAACACTCGTTCAAAATGCCTTATTCCACTTCTACTCCTCATATTCTTCTTTGTTGCACATATCTGatagttttaaattttgtttagcAGTTAGGTGTGTCAAAAAAGTCAAATTAGGTGAGGTTGAAGTTATGAAAAATATTGCAAATTTGTGAGTGTATTATAACAGTGAGGTTATACCAAATACACATGAAGGAGTGACTTTTGTTTGTGAATGTTCGTTGTCATTTGCTATTCCATGTGCCATGAGTTTTGTCGAGTTGCAGAATGGGCCTTGTAATAACATTCAAAGCCACATTTTGAAAAGGGTGAGCAACCTTTTATACAGAAGTCCTATGCAAGTATTTGGTGGGAAAATACAATTTCAAATAATGTCCATCACTGACGATGCCAGTATGCAGTAGATGTTATGTATTTATCAACAAACACGATTTCATGTGCCGATGATAGAGCTGTACGTTGAGTTTGAATAGCAGTGAGGGTTGGGTGTTGTCACTGAAGAAGATAATAATGATAGTGAAGAGGAGTTCGAAGCTAACAATGAAGTTGATGACAAAAACGATGACAGAGACTTGACAGGCAATCCGGCGGTGCAAAATGAAGCAAATGCGATTGTAAGCGAGCACTCGTTTGGTGTTCCATTTTTTATGCGGACTCTAGATCTCGAAGCCATACATGCCCCAGAATTTTCTGAGTATGCGAATACGGGTATGTTATGATTATTAACTCAAGTTTCCTAtagtgtttattttatttgcctTGTATGAGTGATGGTGGTGCGCATGTCGTAGGTGAAGGCAACGCTGTGGCAGAAGATGGCGAGTTTAGTGTCGGAATGGAATTTGGTTCAAGAAAGTCAGTGATATCTGCAATTAAAAGCTACACTATCTCTAGAGGAGTTGATTACACTGTGTATGAGTCTAAGCCGCAAACATTCTATGCGAAATGCAAAGGGTATAGTGCAGGGTATGATTGGCTTATCCGAGCTAGCTTAattcaaaagaaagcttgttgGGAGATCAGGAGATACAATGGCAAGCACACGTGCACCGTGGACACAATTTCACAAGATCATACCAAGTTGGACTCAAAAACAATTGCAAATTCTATTAGGCCGTTGGTCGAAGAAGTCCCCTCGATAAAGGTGAAGTCTGTTATTGCAGAAGTTCAATCTAGGTTCAACTACATTGTGAGTTACTGCAATGCCTGGTTGGTAAAGCAGAAAACTGTCGTAAAGGTTTTTGGTGATTGGGAAGTTTTTTACCAGACTCTGCTAGTATGGTTGAAAGCAATGACGGAGAAGATGCCAAGGTCTCGTATTCAAATTAAAACGCTCCTCGTTTACCATGAGAGTGAGGAGGTTCAAGGTGTAAGAGTTTTACACCGCATTTTTTGGAGCTTCTATCCGTTTATTGTAGCATTCAGACACTGCAAGCCACTGGTGCAAATTGATGGCACGCACCTGTACGGAAAGTATAAAGGTGCACTTCTGGTAGCGGTTGCACAAGATGGGAATCAAAATATTGTGCCtatttgataaaccccatttttagggtttatcttgttaatttagtagattttatccatcattctcacacttattcatagaaatcgcatgttttacattttccttcctaattttgtgctatgattgaaaacatgcttctttggccctaaattactaatttttaattctctCTTACTACCATTCTTTGGCCCTAAACATGCTTCTTTCAGGTTTTCCAAGGCATGAaagacttagaggatggaaagaaagcatgcaaaactggaaggaatataagaaattgaaggaattgctaagctgtcaatcctgacctcttcgtactaaatcgattataacttgagctacagaggtccgaataaggcggttccagttgcgttggaaagctaacatctggtgcttcaaaatgatatgtTATCTGCCATAGTTGCCATGTAGTTAGGcaatgcgtacgcatgaccatGAATTTTcagcgatgcgtacgcgttGCTGACTCGTACGCGTGACGAGTGTCACATGTTGCAACGAATCAGAAATTGCTAGGGGCAATTTATGGGCTGTTTTTGGCCCAATTTTTAGCCCGAAAACAGATATTAGAGGCTAAAGAGTGGAGCAAAATGGGGggattcaatcattcattcattcacacTTTGATTGACATTagttaggttttagatgtagttttctagagagagaggctctctcctctctctaggttttaggtttttatgtttatttcttCTCTAATTCAGATTTCTATgttgctttaatttagtttgtCTTCTACATTCTACTATTCTAGCACTCTAGTTATCTATTTGTCTTTGTGATTTCCTTATTTTGCtaatttggtttatgaactcttcatgttagattcaattttctttttaatgtaatttgaggtatttcatgtttattatGTCTTCCTTCATTTGTTGGTATTGATTCCATGCAATTGGTTGTTTAGATTTAATAGTCCTTATTCATTTACCCCATTTCAGATAGCGAATGGGTCAgtccagtacaagtggtgcccaagaagtctagAGTCACaacagtgaagaatgagcatggagagcttcTGACAACTAGAGTGCAGAATTCAGGGAGAGTTTGCATTGACTATAGGCGTCTAAACCAAGCCACTCGCAAGGATCACTACCCCTTTGATGATgcgcataaacttgttatgctatgattttaggaaattgcacgaacggcaaaattccttccggcaagtgcaccggttatcatcaagtaaaaactcacaatagagtgaggtcgaatcccacaaggattggttgaatgagcaattcgaattagaagtttgtttagttgagcggaatcaacttttggatgtgaattgcataaagtaaatgtggcaggaaacgtaaattgcaaggaattgaaattgcataaacttaaattgcgagaattaaggtgcgagaaagtaaattgctgaaattaaaagggaattggggtgattgcatgaattgaaatttgcagaatgtaaatagaaagtgtagatcagaaagaggggttcattggggtcaggagatattgaaatatccgaatcaaaacattttcatctcttcctcaaccaatgcattcattgaatcttgcttggcaatcttatatgattggatcccaattccttggctcaccaattctctctaaaaacaaacaaattcccaatcccttggtttaaatgttcataagaagagatgatgctcgatcactgattataccacacagtttcatgaaccacaatttggtaggattacatgtcacaatatccatccaaaccccaatccaattcactgtgagaaagcttctctagcatgaatccatcattcctttcccaaggttccgaaggattccaattatgggtagtttctttcccaagacaactacccaatggagttagatcgagaagctttctaacaaaattcaagagaaaagattgaagaagaagataaaactattattgattcattgaattacaatagagctccctaacccaatgaagggggtttagtgagtcatagctctgaattcaattacaaagtatgaaaaatagtaaaaatgatcaaaagttccaaagtgtcaaaaagtgtcaactaacttcaattctatcctatttatacactttctaaattgagcttctgttgtgtttcttgggctttgaggcttttccttgatttccttttgctttgggtttatggtccataatcctgatgaggctgtgatcccattctgtaacattcattgagcaaacttagtgataaacaagtagtgacacaagactcaacaatttgaagttccagactcatcaattcttcaggcccaatcccataaaccatgatattcaattgggtttcataccataatacgtttaagttgAACTTTGTGCTCAAaagctaacttaaacttcaatatatttggcccagaaaccctttcaaaaagtggcgtttaagttgaagtttaagtttcagtttaaggttaaactgaaacttaaacgtggaaatggaagaaagcaactatGGGTTGTGgtatggtcgaacacgtttaagctttagtttaaggttaaactaaagcttaaacatggaattgaagaaagcaaccctggaggcaatttgagtcgaacacgtttaacctccagtttaaggttaaactggaggttaaatgtgggaatgaagaaagtagcccaggagtgtgaatgggtcgaacacgtttaacctccagtttaaggttaaactggaggttaaacgtggaaaatgagaaggcaaccctggaggagagaaatagtcgaacacgtttaacctctagtttaaggttaaactggaggttaaacgtggaaatgctcctggtgcctctcttgcttctggcgtttaacctccagtttaaggttaaactggaggttaaacgtggaattgctCCTTGGTGAGGaaaagtgtcgaacacgtttaacctccagtttaaggttaaactggaggttaaacgtggaaatgctcctttagttcaattctcattctggcgtttaacctccagtttaaggttaaactggaggttaaacgtggaaatgcttcttagtgcctttctcattctggcgtttaacttccagtttaaccttaaactggaggttaaacgccagttacaaCATTTCCTCTTTtctcatgattctggcgtttaagctccagtttaggcttaaactggagcttaaactccacatttgatattcaagcttcctttattgattttgttgcttccttgcctagcctcttcttccctgaaatcatccaaacaattgcatcaaagtcttgcaaaatttcatgagaaatcatccattcatagcattcaagtaatataactaaaaactcatggaatttgcatcaaaatcatactgtttggatggttcattgctttgttgttcatttaaccattcttggttactttaagctcaagaaaatgcataaaacaactaaaactaacagaaaaatgctagtgaaactagcctaagatgccttggcatcacaacaacaaacttaatacttgcttgtccctaagcaagtcctgagttatttgagaagaaagtatgaaacacaaagcaattacattggctatattagcaagcatttgaagttcatcagaggggttttatgcagaaagttgcagcatcactttttcattcttatcaggtaggattatcacttttttattgcatccatcaaacactgctatggcctcttgttattcttatgtccttggcactttttcctttctttgtttttctttttcttagagctcctttgctccttgtttgctcagtgtcatgtgttgcacaagcctttggcattttctttttcttatcagtgcactacacatatccactacaggcattttagttcacatttcttcttgagacattggtgcccagcacctctttgtgtgactaaatgttttgtatttaggttgctcttgataatggacttttggttgataatcccgggttagttaacccaagttaccaagtgttgaaacactcctcagaacctattcatccaagcatatccttaatacataaacaccacaggcatttgtctcagaagttcaaaccattggtgcctagcttattttctcaatttttttttgctttttggttgcccttt
Above is a genomic segment from Arachis stenosperma cultivar V10309 chromosome 1, arast.V10309.gnm1.PFL2, whole genome shotgun sequence containing:
- the LOC130982095 gene encoding uncharacterized protein LOC130982095, whose translation is MSITDDANNNDSEEEFEANNEVDDKNDDRDLTGNPAVQNEANAIVSEHSFGVPFFMRTLDLEAIHAPEFSEYANTGEGNAVAEDGEFSVGMEFGSRKSVISAIKSYTISRGVDYTVYESKPQTFYAKCKGYSAGYDWLIRASLIQKKACWEIRRYNGKHTCTVDTISQDHTKLDSKTIANSIRPLVEEVPSIKVKSVIAEVQSRFNYIVSYCNAWLVKQKTVVKVFGDWEVFYQTLLVWLKAMTEKMPRSRIQIKTLLVYHESEEVQGVRVLHRIFWSFYPFIVAFRHCKPLVQIDGTHLYGKYKGALLVAVAQDGNQNIVPI